The Acaryochloris thomasi RCC1774 genome contains a region encoding:
- a CDS encoding M48 family metallopeptidase → MNFFENQDQARRITQRLLVLYIFAILAMIAALYLAIIAIFKLALWSPLVLSIVSCGVIGMIGFGSLKKTLELRQGGQVVAEGLGGVLVLPRTTDPGEQKLLHVVEEMAIASGISVPSVYLLHRERGINAFAAGKTVNDAVIGVTRGCVDELSRDELQGVIAHEFSHILNGDMRLNIRLMGILHGILIIYLSGRVLLRAESYSSHSKNAGGMLGFALMAVGSIGLLMGRLIKSAVSRQREFLADASAVQFTRDPQGIGNALLKISDSTSRLRSPQAEAASHMFFSNSVGRVSLSEMLATHPPLDIRIQRLGIAVETPSRRRSAPSSTQAAVASEAVMGFQQGQPAIKMAPEQVVEQVGTAAPEHLAYTQSLLEKLPRNLKKAVKYQHLSAAIVYALLLDEDSAVREQQLQGLRQTEPADVVKAVTEYGDAIATLDPRTHLPLIELTIPALRRSTNSEWTKFCQQVQQLTQADGHLSLSESVLQIILERRLQPHFGAAPDSSVLYTTLDQIWADSVTVLSHLASAGHDIPDTCTYALRCGLFRLPGANQHTIPDQLKPNNFRQFIESLKRLAHTTPQLKKALVDACSYTVMLDGTVTVEEAELLRGTVIALGCPIPPFLNAAIR, encoded by the coding sequence ATGAATTTCTTCGAGAACCAAGACCAGGCTCGCCGCATTACCCAGCGGCTATTGGTGCTGTATATCTTTGCGATATTAGCGATGATTGCGGCTCTTTACCTGGCGATTATTGCCATATTTAAGCTAGCGCTATGGTCACCACTCGTTCTTAGCATTGTCTCCTGCGGGGTGATCGGGATGATTGGCTTTGGCAGTCTTAAGAAGACTTTGGAGCTACGGCAGGGTGGTCAGGTTGTCGCTGAGGGTTTGGGAGGCGTCTTGGTTCTACCGCGTACGACTGACCCCGGCGAGCAAAAGTTACTGCACGTCGTTGAAGAGATGGCGATCGCATCGGGTATATCAGTACCGTCGGTCTATCTTTTGCACAGAGAGCGGGGTATCAATGCCTTTGCGGCAGGCAAAACCGTCAATGATGCTGTAATTGGCGTGACGCGGGGTTGCGTAGACGAACTCTCCCGAGATGAGCTACAGGGCGTCATTGCCCATGAGTTTAGCCATATTCTCAATGGAGACATGCGTCTAAATATCAGGCTCATGGGCATTCTGCATGGCATTCTGATCATCTATCTGAGTGGTCGGGTGCTGCTACGAGCCGAAAGTTACTCCAGCCATTCTAAAAATGCAGGTGGAATGTTGGGATTCGCGCTGATGGCAGTGGGCAGCATTGGGCTACTGATGGGCCGCTTGATTAAGAGTGCGGTTTCCCGTCAGCGCGAATTCTTAGCAGATGCTTCTGCCGTCCAGTTCACCCGAGATCCCCAGGGAATTGGTAATGCTCTGCTCAAAATCAGTGACTCTACCTCTCGATTAAGGTCGCCTCAGGCGGAAGCTGCGAGCCATATGTTCTTTAGTAACTCTGTGGGTCGTGTCTCGCTGTCTGAGATGTTGGCAACGCATCCTCCTCTAGACATTCGCATTCAACGATTAGGGATAGCGGTCGAGACGCCATCCCGTCGCAGATCAGCTCCATCTTCTACCCAGGCAGCAGTCGCTTCAGAGGCAGTTATGGGCTTTCAGCAGGGGCAGCCTGCAATCAAGATGGCACCAGAGCAGGTGGTAGAGCAGGTCGGGACGGCAGCGCCAGAGCATTTGGCCTATACTCAATCGCTCTTAGAAAAACTCCCCCGCAACCTCAAGAAAGCTGTGAAGTACCAGCATCTCTCAGCGGCTATTGTTTATGCCCTGCTGCTAGATGAAGACAGTGCGGTGCGTGAGCAGCAGCTCCAGGGACTACGACAAACTGAGCCTGCAGATGTGGTGAAAGCTGTGACTGAGTATGGGGATGCGATCGCAACTCTAGATCCCAGAACCCACCTGCCCCTAATTGAACTCACGATCCCAGCCCTTCGCCGCAGCACAAACTCAGAGTGGACAAAATTTTGCCAACAGGTCCAGCAGCTCACGCAGGCCGACGGTCATCTTTCTTTATCAGAGAGCGTCCTGCAGATCATTTTAGAGCGACGACTCCAGCCTCACTTCGGTGCAGCTCCCGATTCGTCCGTTCTCTACACCACCCTCGATCAAATTTGGGCAGATAGCGTCACCGTGCTTTCCCACCTAGCCAGCGCCGGTCATGACATTCCCGATACCTGTACCTATGCCCTCCGCTGTGGTTTGTTCCGACTCCCCGGTGCCAATCAGCACACTATCCCTGATCAGCTCAAGCCCAACAACTTTAGGCAATTTATTGAAAGCCTCAAGCGGCTAGCCCACACCACACCACAACTGAAAAAAGCCTTAGTGGATGCCTGTTCCTATACCGTGATGCTAGACGGAACCGTCACCGTAGAAGAAGCAGAGCTACTGCGAGGGACTGTGATTGCCCTCGGCTGCCCTATTCCACCCTTCTTAAACGCCGCCATTCGCTAG
- a CDS encoding LemA family protein — protein sequence MGILIILVVFAAVLIMIVINAYNRLVTLRNRYQNAYAQIDVQLRRRYDLIPNLVETVKGYMKHERETLEAVIQARNSAMSASRQAAQAPGDPQAMAQLGAAEAALGGTLGKLFALSEAYPDLKAEKSMSELSEELRSTENRISFARQAFNDGVTLYNTQREVFPSSLIANTFNFQAAQLLDIATPEMQNAPQISF from the coding sequence ATGGGTATTCTGATTATTCTTGTTGTTTTTGCGGCAGTGTTGATCATGATTGTGATCAACGCTTACAACCGTTTGGTGACACTGCGGAATCGCTACCAAAACGCCTATGCCCAAATTGATGTCCAGCTTAGACGTCGCTATGACCTAATTCCTAACCTCGTGGAAACGGTTAAGGGATACATGAAGCATGAGCGGGAGACGCTAGAGGCTGTCATTCAGGCCCGCAATTCAGCCATGAGCGCGAGTCGTCAGGCGGCTCAGGCACCCGGTGATCCGCAGGCAATGGCGCAGCTAGGGGCTGCAGAGGCGGCGTTAGGCGGTACGCTAGGCAAGCTCTTTGCCCTTTCAGAAGCCTACCCTGATCTAAAGGCGGAGAAATCGATGTCTGAACTCTCAGAGGAGTTACGCTCGACGGAAAATCGCATTTCCTTCGCGCGACAGGCTTTTAATGACGGCGTGACACTCTACAACACACAGCGCGAAGTGTTCCCAAGTAGTCTGATTGCGAACACCTTTAACTTTCAGGCGGCTCAGCTGCTAGATATCGCTACGCCAGAAATGCAGAACGCACCTCAAATTTCGTTCTAA
- a CDS encoding Uma2 family endonuclease, with amino-acid sequence MGINSQWCRNPQYLYSSEVDSPVSDGQLMADSTLQFRWIVTLKENLEILFAQQSDVFIAGDLLWYPVEGDHERCQAPDTMVVFGRPKGERRAYEQWEEMDMPPQVVFEIYSYSNTVKEMTRKLLFYQEFGVEEYYVYDPEKNELMGAIRKENTLTEIVQMQGWTSPRLGIHFEITPEALEVYTPNGERFLTPVELASQRDQERQRADQEHDRAERLAKRLQEMGVDPSSI; translated from the coding sequence ATGGGGATCAATTCGCAATGGTGTCGCAACCCCCAATACTTATATTCGAGTGAGGTGGACTCTCCCGTGAGTGATGGGCAACTGATGGCCGATAGCACCCTCCAGTTTCGCTGGATTGTCACGCTCAAGGAAAATTTAGAGATTCTGTTCGCCCAGCAATCTGACGTCTTTATTGCCGGAGATCTTTTATGGTATCCCGTAGAAGGCGATCATGAGCGTTGCCAAGCGCCAGATACGATGGTGGTTTTTGGTCGGCCCAAGGGTGAGCGCCGCGCTTATGAACAATGGGAAGAAATGGATATGCCGCCTCAGGTGGTGTTTGAGATTTATTCCTACAGCAATACTGTCAAAGAGATGACTCGTAAGCTCTTGTTCTATCAAGAGTTTGGGGTAGAAGAGTATTACGTGTACGACCCAGAGAAAAATGAACTCATGGGTGCAATTCGCAAAGAAAATACTTTGACAGAAATCGTACAGATGCAGGGCTGGACCAGTCCTCGTTTAGGGATTCATTTTGAGATTACACCAGAGGCATTGGAAGTCTATACACCCAACGGAGAGAGATTCCTGACGCCCGTTGAGTTGGCCAGTCAGCGGGACCAAGAACGTCAGCGGGCTGATCAAGAGCATGATCGAGCGGAACGTTTAGCTAAGCGTCTGCAGGAAATGGGCGTAGATCCAAGCTCAATCTGA
- a CDS encoding SWIM zinc finger family protein, translated as MPITWTTEQVLALSPDANSTKNGKSLANLSKWQTLGCTDNVTWGECKGSGKKPYRTQIDLTEPAFRCSCPSRKFPCKHALALFLLLAGQVDSFTEHSPPDWVQEWLGKRSQTTQKKQEKQTATLTDPAARAKRAEKREAKIQAGLVDLDLWLRDLIRQGLATAQSQPYSFWDQPAARMVDAQAPALARRLREMASLPHGSTSWPSRLLAELGQLHLLIQGYQRQETLPEVVVEELRSQLGWTQKQEELLATAKQPKSGIETVRDTWSVLGLRTFEEDNLRVQRVWLQGSQGRSALILSFAYGSNPIDVSLIPGTALKADLVFYPGLYPLRALVQNRGEAKSFSTGHGATVADAMTAYGSAMAQNPWLLEFPLLLQDVVPCLQDSELYLRDLDGHQLSVSSSFTKQWEMLAFSGGHPLTLMGEWNGQTLFPLSVWAEDRFMALGAQ; from the coding sequence ATGCCGATCACCTGGACAACTGAACAAGTCCTTGCGCTTTCTCCAGATGCAAACTCGACCAAAAACGGTAAGAGTCTTGCTAATCTCAGCAAATGGCAAACCCTTGGCTGCACTGACAATGTCACCTGGGGCGAATGCAAAGGCAGCGGCAAGAAGCCCTACCGTACCCAAATTGACCTGACAGAACCCGCCTTCCGCTGTAGCTGCCCGAGTCGAAAGTTCCCTTGCAAACACGCCTTGGCTCTCTTTCTGTTACTGGCAGGACAAGTGGACTCCTTTACAGAGCATAGTCCCCCCGACTGGGTGCAAGAGTGGTTAGGGAAAAGATCTCAAACCACCCAAAAGAAACAAGAAAAACAAACTGCTACTCTTACCGACCCCGCTGCCCGAGCCAAGCGAGCGGAAAAGCGAGAAGCAAAGATCCAGGCGGGACTCGTTGATCTTGATCTGTGGTTGCGAGACCTAATTCGTCAAGGGCTCGCAACCGCTCAGAGTCAGCCCTACAGTTTTTGGGATCAGCCTGCAGCCCGAATGGTAGATGCCCAAGCCCCAGCGCTTGCCCGCCGCCTGCGAGAGATGGCAAGCCTGCCCCACGGCAGTACCAGTTGGCCCAGTCGATTGTTGGCGGAACTCGGTCAACTACATCTCTTGATTCAGGGCTATCAGCGGCAAGAGACTTTGCCCGAGGTTGTTGTGGAAGAGTTGCGATCGCAACTCGGCTGGACTCAAAAACAAGAGGAGCTGCTAGCGACTGCAAAACAACCCAAATCAGGCATTGAAACTGTTCGCGATACCTGGTCAGTCCTGGGGCTACGAACCTTTGAAGAAGATAACTTGAGGGTGCAGCGAGTTTGGCTACAGGGGAGTCAGGGGCGATCTGCCTTAATCCTCAGCTTTGCCTATGGCTCCAATCCCATAGATGTCAGCTTGATTCCAGGTACGGCGCTAAAGGCCGATCTGGTTTTTTATCCGGGACTGTATCCTTTACGAGCGCTGGTACAAAATCGCGGTGAAGCAAAATCCTTTTCGACGGGGCACGGTGCTACCGTTGCCGACGCGATGACGGCCTACGGCAGTGCGATGGCTCAAAACCCTTGGTTGCTAGAGTTCCCGTTGCTGTTGCAAGATGTTGTCCCTTGTCTCCAGGACTCTGAATTATATCTACGAGATCTCGATGGGCATCAGCTTTCCGTGAGCTCGTCCTTCACCAAACAATGGGAAATGCTCGCCTTCAGTGGTGGACATCCCCTTACGCTCATGGGGGAGTGGAATGGACAAACGTTATTTCCTTTGAGCGTGTGGGCTGAAGATCGCTTTATGGCATTGGGGGCGCAATGA